A genomic window from Geoalkalibacter sp. includes:
- the corA gene encoding magnesium/cobalt transporter CorA: MARKLIKKRGKKVGAAPGTLVHVGEQTGMEANLRVITYDRDTLKDQRITEPSACVALKNGPAISWINVDAVHEVQLVEALGQGLGLHPLVMEDILNTDQRPKVEAYDDYLYIVLKMLMFDKRSREIRPEQLSLILARHYVLSFQERPGDVFDGVRERLRTGRRIRFLGSDYLAYALLDAIVDNYFSLLEQCGDQIELLEEELITRPTPDTLAQIHHFKREMLLLRKAVWPLREVLGNLTREENPLICAETRLFLRDVHDHCMHVLDTVETLRELLAGMLDLYLSSLSNRMNEIMKVLTIMATIFIPLTFIAGVYGMNFEHMPELSWRWGYPAVWLVMIGTAGGLLLFFRRRKWL; the protein is encoded by the coding sequence ATGGCGCGCAAGCTGATTAAAAAACGCGGCAAGAAAGTCGGCGCCGCGCCCGGCACCCTGGTGCACGTCGGCGAACAAACCGGCATGGAAGCCAACCTCCGCGTCATCACCTACGACCGGGATACCCTCAAGGATCAGCGCATCACCGAGCCTTCCGCCTGCGTCGCCCTCAAGAACGGTCCCGCGATTTCCTGGATCAACGTCGACGCGGTACACGAGGTTCAACTGGTGGAAGCCCTGGGTCAGGGACTCGGCCTGCATCCCCTGGTCATGGAGGACATCCTCAACACCGACCAGCGCCCCAAGGTCGAAGCCTACGACGATTACCTCTACATCGTCCTCAAGATGCTGATGTTCGATAAGCGCAGCCGCGAAATTCGGCCCGAGCAGCTCAGCCTGATTCTCGCCCGCCATTATGTCTTGTCCTTCCAGGAACGCCCGGGAGATGTTTTCGATGGGGTGCGCGAGCGTCTGCGCACGGGGCGCCGCATTCGCTTTTTGGGCAGCGACTATCTCGCCTATGCCCTGCTCGATGCCATCGTCGACAATTATTTTTCCCTACTCGAACAATGCGGCGACCAGATCGAACTCCTCGAGGAAGAACTCATCACCCGCCCGACCCCGGACACCCTCGCCCAGATTCATCATTTCAAACGCGAGATGCTGCTGCTGCGCAAGGCCGTATGGCCCCTGCGCGAAGTGCTCGGCAATCTGACCCGCGAAGAAAATCCCCTGATCTGCGCCGAGACCCGCCTTTTCCTGCGCGATGTCCACGACCACTGCATGCATGTGCTCGACACGGTGGAAACCTTGCGCGAGCTTCTGGCCGGCATGCTCGATCTGTATCTCTCCAGCCTGAGCAACCGCATGAACGAGATCATGAAGGTGCTGACCATCATGGCGACCATCTTCATTCCCCTGACCTTCATCGCCGGGGTCTACGGCATGAATTTCGAGCACATGCCGGAACTCAGCTGGCGCTGGGGCTATCCGGCGGTGTGGCTGGTGATGATCGGCACCGCCGGAGGGCTGCTGCTGTTCTTTCGCCGCCGCAAGTGGCTTTGA
- a CDS encoding DUF3536 domain-containing protein — protein MTQRYVCIHGHFYQPPRENPWLEDVELQDSAFPFHDWNERITAECYQTNAAARILNHQNLIIDIANNYEKISYNFGPTLLSWLERHRPDTYQAIIDADLSSRARFGGHGAALAQAYNHMILPLANARDKRTQVRWGLRDFEARFGRGPEGMWLPETAVDTETLEALAAEGIAFTILAPHQAKAVRRLGDREWQPLAQHPIDTRRAYLCRLPSGASIALFFYNGALSQDVAFSGLLNNGEHLAERLVGTFSEARQAELAHIATDGETYGHHHRHGEMALAYCLRVIERDQLARITIYGEFLALHPPEHEVRIHENSSWSCAHGVERWRADCGCRIDQGKNWHQKWRKPLRAALDWLRDRLALLYEREMAHLSDDPWAARDVYIEVLLDREEERVAAFLHGISRRELGAAERTRLLRLLEMQRHALLMYTSCGWFFDEVSGIETIQILAYASRAIQLAEEACGARLEEEFLAWLEKVPSNLEKHRQAAAIYRQFVQPTRLDLRRVAAHHAIAAEFEGNHRPHRIYSYEAHNLVYNQARAGRMVLATGRTRVRSQITWTSGDYVFAVLHFGDHNLSAGVREYQGEADLAQMQRDIQSAFERSDLTDVIRLMDRHFAEHTYSLRHLFKDEQRKVLDLILQKPLEEITQTYQQIYDNQFALLRFLRDIGTPAPRALQAPAECVVGTRLHRLFAAPGLDLIELKRLAAEAGRLGLELQDPTLGFTAGHQIARQMEKLARAPQNLALVITINETLEILGRLPIRLDLWRAQNSYYAICHQLCPTIQKSLHAGDTTLTEWFEQFRLLGQALKVGMI, from the coding sequence ATGACCCAACGTTATGTGTGCATTCACGGCCACTTCTACCAACCTCCCCGGGAGAACCCCTGGCTCGAAGACGTCGAACTGCAGGATTCGGCCTTTCCCTTTCACGATTGGAACGAGCGCATCACCGCCGAGTGCTACCAGACCAACGCCGCGGCGCGCATCCTCAATCACCAGAACCTGATCATCGACATCGCCAACAACTACGAAAAAATCAGCTACAACTTTGGTCCGACCCTGCTCTCCTGGTTGGAGCGCCACCGCCCCGACACCTACCAGGCGATCATCGACGCCGATCTGAGCAGCCGCGCCCGCTTCGGCGGGCATGGGGCGGCGTTGGCGCAAGCCTACAACCACATGATCCTGCCCCTGGCCAACGCGCGCGACAAGCGCACCCAGGTGCGCTGGGGGTTGCGCGACTTCGAGGCGCGCTTCGGTCGCGGGCCCGAGGGCATGTGGCTGCCCGAAACCGCCGTCGACACCGAAACCCTCGAAGCCCTGGCCGCCGAAGGCATCGCCTTCACCATTCTCGCTCCCCATCAGGCCAAGGCGGTGCGCCGCCTCGGCGACCGGGAATGGCAGCCCCTCGCCCAACACCCCATCGACACGCGCCGCGCTTACCTCTGCCGCCTGCCCTCGGGGGCAAGCATCGCGCTGTTTTTTTACAACGGCGCCCTCTCCCAGGATGTGGCCTTCAGCGGGCTGCTCAACAACGGCGAGCATCTCGCCGAGCGACTGGTCGGCACCTTCTCCGAGGCGCGCCAGGCCGAACTCGCCCATATCGCCACGGACGGCGAGACCTACGGCCACCATCATCGTCACGGCGAAATGGCCCTGGCCTACTGCCTGCGCGTCATCGAGCGCGACCAGTTGGCCCGCATCACCATTTACGGCGAATTTCTCGCCCTGCACCCGCCCGAGCACGAAGTGCGGATTCACGAGAACTCCTCCTGGAGCTGCGCCCACGGCGTGGAGCGCTGGCGGGCCGACTGCGGCTGCCGCATCGATCAGGGCAAGAACTGGCACCAGAAGTGGCGCAAACCCCTGCGCGCCGCCCTCGACTGGCTGCGCGACCGCCTGGCGCTGCTCTACGAGCGCGAGATGGCCCATCTCAGCGACGATCCCTGGGCGGCGCGCGATGTCTACATCGAGGTGCTGCTGGATCGCGAGGAAGAACGCGTCGCGGCCTTTCTGCACGGAATCAGCCGGCGGGAACTCGGCGCCGCCGAACGCACGCGGCTGCTGCGGCTGCTCGAAATGCAGCGCCACGCCCTGCTCATGTACACCAGTTGCGGCTGGTTCTTCGATGAAGTCTCGGGCATCGAGACGATCCAGATCCTCGCCTACGCGAGCCGCGCCATTCAACTGGCCGAGGAGGCCTGCGGCGCGCGCCTGGAGGAGGAATTTCTCGCCTGGCTGGAAAAGGTGCCGAGCAACCTCGAAAAGCACCGCCAGGCCGCCGCCATCTATCGGCAGTTCGTCCAGCCCACCCGCCTCGATCTGCGGCGCGTCGCCGCGCACCACGCCATCGCCGCGGAATTCGAGGGCAACCACCGCCCCCACCGCATCTACAGCTACGAGGCGCACAATCTGGTCTACAACCAAGCCCGCGCCGGACGCATGGTGCTGGCCACCGGCCGCACCCGGGTGCGATCGCAGATCACCTGGACCAGCGGCGACTACGTCTTCGCGGTCCTGCACTTCGGCGACCACAACCTCAGCGCCGGGGTGCGCGAATACCAGGGCGAGGCCGATCTGGCGCAGATGCAGCGCGACATCCAGTCCGCCTTCGAGCGCAGCGACCTCACGGACGTCATCCGCCTCATGGACCGTCATTTCGCCGAGCACACCTACAGCCTGCGCCATCTTTTCAAGGATGAGCAGCGCAAGGTTCTCGACCTCATCCTGCAAAAACCCCTGGAAGAAATCACCCAGACCTATCAGCAGATCTACGACAATCAGTTCGCCCTGCTGCGTTTTCTGCGCGACATCGGCACGCCGGCGCCGCGGGCTCTTCAGGCGCCCGCGGAATGCGTGGTCGGCACGCGCCTGCACCGATTGTTCGCCGCGCCCGGCCTCGACTTGATCGAGCTCAAACGCCTGGCGGCCGAGGCCGGGCGCCTCGGCCTGGAACTCCAGGATCCGACCCTGGGATTCACCGCCGGACACCAGATCGCCCGACAGATGGAAAAGCTCGCGCGGGCGCCGCAGAACCTCGCCCTGGTCATCACCATCAATGAAACCCTGGAGATTCTCGGCCGGCTGCCCATTCGCCTGGATTTGTGGCGGGCGCAAAACAGCTACTACGCCATCTGCCACCAGCTCTGCCCGACCATCCAGAAATCCCTGCATGCGGGCGACACGACCCTGACCGAATGGTTCGAGCAGTTTCGCCTGCTCGGCCAGGCCCTCAAGGTGGGGATGATCTAA
- a CDS encoding M48 family metallopeptidase: protein MFWILLSAFVLVLCVEYVLDALNLRHLRRHGQEVPAEFVGQVDAALLARTSAYTLARDRLALCESLLGNLLLGIFLFGGLLGLYDRWIAGFSDSFILSGLLFFFGLGLARGLLDVPFSLYRHFVVEERFGFNTLTWRLWLADLLKGTLISLILSGLLLSGALWLVQADPQHWWLWVWAFLALFSLFLMYLSPYVIEPLFFKFAPIRVEGLEERIRALMEKAGLRVSRVFQVDASRRSRHSNAYFTGIGRVKRIVLFDTLLAQMDQDEILAVLAHEVGHWKKRHVLKRLLWAQVLILGGLFLAHRLMAAEVLPGLLGLEQASFFAQLMILSLLASLTGFVLTPLASWVSRRDEYQADRFACELGGDPRALASALVKLSRENLANLHPHPWYAAFHYSHPPVVERIRKLREGI, encoded by the coding sequence ATGTTCTGGATCCTTTTGTCGGCCTTTGTCCTGGTGTTGTGCGTCGAATACGTCCTCGATGCGCTCAATCTGCGTCACCTGCGGCGCCACGGCCAGGAGGTGCCGGCGGAATTCGTCGGTCAGGTCGACGCCGCATTGCTCGCCCGCACCTCGGCCTACACCCTGGCCCGCGACCGCCTGGCCCTGTGCGAATCCCTGCTGGGCAATCTGCTGCTGGGGATTTTTCTTTTTGGCGGGCTGCTCGGGCTCTATGATCGCTGGATCGCCGGGTTCAGCGACTCCTTCATCCTCTCCGGTCTGCTCTTTTTCTTCGGCCTGGGCCTGGCGCGCGGGCTACTCGATGTGCCCTTCAGTCTCTATCGCCATTTCGTCGTCGAGGAGCGTTTCGGCTTCAACACCCTGACCTGGCGGCTGTGGCTCGCCGATCTGCTCAAGGGCACGCTCATCTCCCTGATCCTCTCCGGTCTGTTGCTGAGCGGCGCCCTGTGGCTGGTGCAGGCCGACCCGCAGCACTGGTGGCTGTGGGTCTGGGCGTTTCTCGCCCTGTTCAGCCTGTTTCTCATGTACCTTTCGCCCTATGTCATTGAGCCGCTGTTCTTCAAGTTCGCACCGATCCGGGTCGAGGGCCTGGAGGAGCGCATCCGCGCGCTGATGGAAAAAGCCGGATTGCGGGTGAGCCGCGTGTTCCAGGTCGACGCCTCGCGCCGCAGCCGCCATTCCAACGCCTATTTCACCGGCATCGGCCGGGTCAAGCGCATCGTGCTTTTCGATACCCTGCTCGCCCAGATGGATCAGGACGAAATCCTCGCCGTCCTGGCCCATGAGGTCGGCCACTGGAAAAAACGTCATGTGCTCAAGCGCCTGCTGTGGGCGCAGGTCCTGATCCTTGGCGGGTTGTTCCTCGCCCATCGTCTCATGGCGGCGGAGGTGCTGCCCGGACTGCTGGGCCTGGAGCAGGCCTCGTTTTTCGCCCAGTTGATGATCCTCTCCCTGCTCGCTTCCCTGACGGGGTTTGTCCTCACGCCCCTGGCGAGCTGGGTGTCGCGCCGCGATGAGTATCAGGCGGATCGCTTCGCCTGCGAACTCGGCGGTGACCCGCGGGCGCTGGCTTCGGCGCTGGTCAAGCTGTCGCGGGAGAATCTCGCCAACCTGCATCCCCATCCCTGGTACGCCGCCTTTCATTATTCCCATCCGCCCGTGGTCGAGCGGATTCGCAAGCTGCGCGAAGGCATCTGA
- a CDS encoding peptidoglycan DD-metalloendopeptidase family protein codes for MMEIISPRRPRQYRQRKPRRRSRFLAALLLVLLAVWFWPQDEATDLADLEEDTSLALVAEQTADEPQEPQLPPTHFVHAIEPGDTLSSIFSRYALGQSAMYQILAADEALLALDILRPGHVLTFNLNEETRILEEMELYIHPGSRVVYRRADAETFEYDEILIPGEWEQQLLAGEINGSFYLSAMQAGLTEGEAAQITTLFREQLNFARDMQAGDQFQIIRHQQLVEGEPTGQSRIEAVRILRRNRVHSAFLCDDGNYYDHNGESLMRAFLRFPSERRLKVSSAFNPRRLHPVTGRVAPHNGTDFPMPIGTPVLATGDGVVTRVNNHPFAGKYVEIRHGGDYTTRYLHLHKTLVKQGQSVKRGERIALSGNTGRSTGPHLHFELHVRGRPVDPMRADIPMTVSVPKERRKQFEQRVAELINLMDGPDERIAMR; via the coding sequence ATGATGGAAATTATTTCTCCGCGTAGGCCGCGCCAGTACCGGCAGCGCAAGCCGCGGCGTCGGTCCCGCTTCCTGGCGGCCCTGCTGCTGGTGCTGCTCGCCGTCTGGTTCTGGCCCCAGGATGAAGCCACCGACCTCGCCGACCTGGAGGAGGACACCTCCCTGGCCCTGGTCGCCGAGCAAACCGCCGATGAACCCCAAGAACCGCAACTGCCCCCCACCCACTTTGTTCACGCCATCGAGCCCGGCGATACCCTAAGTTCGATCTTTTCGCGCTATGCCCTGGGCCAGAGCGCCATGTACCAGATCCTGGCCGCCGACGAGGCGCTGCTCGCCCTGGACATTTTGCGCCCCGGCCATGTCTTGACCTTCAATCTCAACGAGGAAACGCGCATCCTCGAGGAGATGGAACTCTACATCCATCCCGGCAGCCGCGTCGTTTACCGGCGCGCCGACGCCGAAACCTTCGAGTACGACGAAATCCTCATTCCCGGCGAATGGGAGCAGCAGCTGCTGGCCGGCGAAATCAACGGCAGTTTCTATCTTTCGGCCATGCAGGCCGGGCTGACGGAGGGTGAGGCGGCGCAGATCACCACCCTGTTTCGCGAGCAGCTCAACTTCGCGCGCGACATGCAGGCGGGGGACCAGTTCCAGATCATTCGCCATCAGCAGTTGGTCGAGGGCGAACCCACCGGTCAGAGCCGCATCGAGGCGGTGCGCATCCTGCGCCGCAACCGTGTCCATTCGGCGTTTCTCTGCGACGACGGCAACTACTACGACCACAACGGCGAAAGCCTCATGCGCGCATTTCTGCGCTTTCCCAGCGAACGCCGCCTGAAGGTCAGCTCCGCCTTCAATCCCCGGCGCCTTCATCCGGTCACCGGTCGGGTCGCGCCGCACAACGGCACGGATTTTCCCATGCCCATCGGCACGCCCGTGCTCGCCACGGGAGACGGGGTCGTGACCCGCGTCAACAACCATCCCTTCGCCGGCAAGTACGTCGAAATCCGCCACGGCGGCGACTACACCACGCGCTATCTGCATCTGCACAAAACCCTGGTCAAGCAGGGCCAGAGCGTCAAGCGCGGCGAGCGCATCGCCCTCTCGGGCAACACCGGCCGCTCCACCGGCCCGCATCTGCATTTCGAGCTGCACGTGCGCGGCCGTCCCGTCGACCCCATGCGCGCCGATATTCCCATGACGGTGTCGGTGCCCAAGGAGCGGCGCAAGCAGTTCGAGCAGCGGGTGGCGGAGCTCATCAACCTGATGGACGGCCCGGACGAGCGCATCGCCATGCGCTGA
- a CDS encoding DUF2845 domain-containing protein, whose product MNGLIRVLLLLLAGLLFAAPAWALRCNGRLVHAGDHQIEVLAKCGEPLWRERWEDDVYERRFFDTLERRTQVMEEWIYDFGPNRLLHLLRFRNGRLIEITTGDRASSMAVDSCRDGHGLRVGDTKVEVIRKCGAPTHSDSRLDEQLLVVDARRAVRSTIRVDEWTYNFGPRRFLLHLTFEDGRVKRIETGAYGF is encoded by the coding sequence ATGAACGGGCTGATCCGCGTCCTGCTTCTGCTTCTGGCGGGGCTGCTGTTCGCCGCTCCGGCCTGGGCCCTGCGCTGCAATGGGCGTCTGGTGCATGCCGGAGATCATCAGATCGAGGTGTTGGCCAAGTGCGGTGAGCCCCTGTGGCGGGAGCGGTGGGAGGATGATGTCTATGAACGGCGTTTTTTCGATACCCTGGAGCGGCGCACTCAGGTCATGGAGGAGTGGATCTATGACTTTGGCCCCAACCGATTGCTGCATCTGCTGCGCTTTCGCAACGGACGGCTGATCGAAATCACCACCGGCGATCGCGCTTCCAGCATGGCGGTGGATTCCTGCCGTGACGGCCATGGCCTGCGGGTGGGCGACACCAAGGTCGAGGTGATCCGCAAGTGCGGCGCGCCCACCCACAGCGACAGCCGCCTCGACGAGCAGCTGCTGGTGGTCGATGCGCGGCGCGCGGTGCGCAGCACCATCCGCGTGGATGAGTGGACCTACAACTTTGGCCCGCGGCGCTTTCTGCTGCACCTCACCTTTGAAGATGGCCGCGTCAAGCGCATCGAAACCGGCGCTTATGGATTCTGA
- a CDS encoding anion transporter, with protein MDFSILLVFLLVYLGMILGRLPGLALDRTGVALLGALALIALEILSPEQAWESVDVSTIALLFGLMVVSAQLRLGGFYTWVTRRLAEIEVAPPALLGLLIVVCGLLAAVLANDIVCLAMAPMLAEGCARRGLDPKPFLLALACAANVGSAATLIGNPQNMLIGQSLQLSFTGYLRDGGVPALAGLGLVWLVIAWLFRHRWHAATPIHEVPAPAFDRWQTSKGLAVTALLMLAFLFTDWPREILALGAAGLLLLSRRMKSQHILALIDWQLLVLFIGLFVVNHALAQSGMLAEALAALKQGGIDLAVPAWLFAMTAVLSNLVSNVPAVMLLLPVADHALAGPILALSSTLAGNLFIVGSIANIIVVDQAARLGIHIGWREHARIGVPVTLTTLGLAALWLWWLG; from the coding sequence ATGGATTTTTCAATTCTGCTGGTCTTTCTCCTGGTCTATCTCGGCATGATCCTCGGCCGCCTGCCGGGGCTGGCCCTGGATCGCACCGGCGTCGCCCTGCTCGGCGCCCTGGCGCTCATCGCCCTGGAGATTCTCTCGCCCGAGCAGGCCTGGGAGTCCGTGGATGTCTCGACCATCGCCCTGCTCTTCGGGCTGATGGTGGTGTCGGCGCAGCTGCGCCTGGGCGGCTTTTACACCTGGGTGACGCGGCGCCTGGCTGAAATCGAGGTGGCGCCGCCCGCGCTGCTCGGCCTGCTCATCGTCGTCTGCGGGCTGCTCGCGGCGGTGCTGGCCAACGACATCGTGTGCCTGGCCATGGCGCCCATGCTCGCCGAGGGTTGCGCGCGGCGCGGCCTCGATCCCAAGCCGTTTCTGTTGGCCCTGGCCTGCGCCGCCAATGTCGGCTCGGCGGCCACCCTCATCGGCAATCCGCAGAACATGCTCATCGGCCAGAGCCTGCAACTCTCCTTCACCGGCTATCTGCGCGACGGCGGTGTTCCCGCCCTGGCGGGGCTGGGGCTGGTGTGGCTGGTCATCGCCTGGTTGTTTCGCCATCGCTGGCACGCCGCGACCCCTATCCATGAGGTGCCCGCGCCGGCCTTCGACCGCTGGCAGACGAGCAAGGGGCTCGCCGTCACCGCGCTGCTCATGCTCGCCTTTCTCTTCACCGACTGGCCGCGCGAAATCCTCGCCCTGGGCGCGGCGGGCCTGCTGCTGCTCAGTCGTCGCATGAAATCCCAGCACATCCTCGCCTTGATCGACTGGCAGCTGCTGGTGCTGTTCATCGGCCTGTTCGTCGTCAATCACGCCCTGGCGCAAAGCGGGATGCTGGCCGAAGCCCTCGCCGCCCTCAAGCAGGGCGGCATCGACCTGGCGGTCCCCGCCTGGCTGTTCGCGATGACGGCGGTGCTTTCCAACCTGGTCTCCAACGTGCCGGCCGTCATGCTGCTGCTGCCCGTCGCCGACCACGCCCTGGCCGGGCCGATTCTGGCCCTTTCGAGCACCTTGGCCGGCAATCTGTTCATCGTCGGCAGCATCGCCAACATCATCGTCGTCGATCAGGCGGCGCGCCTCGGTATCCACATCGGCTGGCGCGAACACGCGCGCATCGGCGTGCCGGTCACGTTGACGACTCTGGGCCTGGCGGCGCTGTGGTTGTGGTGGTTGGGGTAG
- a CDS encoding phosphotransacetylase family protein, with product MAHKVFIAATGQNSGKTTTSLSLLHLAKKKYQRIGFIKPLGPKPTVFKGLDVDKDAALMAEVFGLEDSLPFMSPVVVKPGDTKRALDGQLRAEDLRDKIRSACAELEKRCDFLIIEGAGHPGVGSVLGLSNARIARMLGAPVLMVTGGGVGNVIDSVYMNLALFEKEGAEVRAILANKIIPEKREETLDYLRRAFVDEPFQVLGGFNYQPVLANPTLRRISRVLDVPLHGDPEAGARIVHHLQIGAASTQRVVELLHEDTLLVVTSSRDELLVTMANLYQIPEYRSRIVGLVIPGTAPVSKITQQILDRSNIPYLRAGHSHTTHIYQMINDDVSKTTAEDMEKINLIRALAEKRIDFDDLAALYALPLAQNP from the coding sequence ATGGCCCACAAGGTTTTCATCGCGGCGACCGGCCAGAACAGCGGCAAAACCACCACCAGCCTCTCGCTGCTGCACCTGGCCAAGAAAAAATACCAGCGCATCGGCTTTATCAAGCCCCTGGGGCCCAAGCCGACGGTGTTCAAGGGTCTGGATGTCGACAAGGATGCCGCCCTCATGGCCGAGGTCTTCGGCCTGGAAGACTCCTTGCCCTTCATGTCCCCCGTGGTGGTCAAGCCCGGCGACACCAAGCGCGCCCTCGACGGCCAGCTGCGCGCCGAGGATCTGCGGGATAAGATCCGGTCGGCCTGCGCCGAACTGGAAAAGCGCTGCGACTTTCTGATCATCGAGGGCGCCGGCCACCCGGGCGTAGGCTCGGTGCTGGGCCTGTCCAACGCGCGCATCGCGCGCATGCTGGGCGCCCCGGTGCTCATGGTCACTGGCGGCGGCGTGGGCAACGTCATCGACTCGGTCTACATGAACCTCGCCCTGTTCGAGAAGGAGGGCGCCGAGGTGCGCGCCATTCTCGCCAACAAGATTATCCCCGAGAAACGCGAGGAAACCCTCGACTACCTGCGCCGCGCCTTCGTCGACGAGCCCTTCCAGGTGTTGGGCGGCTTCAATTATCAGCCGGTGCTGGCCAACCCGACCCTGCGCCGCATCTCCCGCGTGCTCGACGTGCCCCTGCACGGCGACCCGGAGGCGGGAGCCCGCATCGTTCACCACCTGCAGATCGGCGCGGCCTCCACCCAGCGCGTCGTCGAACTGCTCCACGAGGACACCCTGCTGGTCGTCACCAGCAGCCGCGATGAACTGCTGGTGACCATGGCCAACCTCTACCAGATCCCCGAGTACCGCAGCCGCATCGTCGGCCTAGTGATCCCCGGCACGGCACCGGTGAGCAAGATCACCCAGCAGATCCTCGACCGCAGCAACATCCCTTACCTGCGCGCCGGGCACTCCCACACCACGCACATCTACCAGATGATCAACGATGATGTCTCCAAGACCACGGCCGAGGATATGGAAAAGATCAACCTGATCCGCGCCCTGGCGGAGAAGCGCATCGACTTCGACGATCTGGCCGCCCTCTACGCCCTGCCCCTGGCTCAGAATCCATAA
- a CDS encoding YbgA family protein, whose product MNEKIRIGISSCLLGENVRYDGGHQLDRLIRDVLGAFLEFVPVCPEVEVGLPIPRETLRLVGDPAHPRLVFSRSGEDITERMEAWARRRCDELEEQNLCGFIFKARSPSSGMERVKLYDKNGVPAKQGVGVFARIFMERFPLVPVEEDGRLHDDKLRENFVECIFTFKRWRDLAAQGRSRGRLVDFHTRHKLLLLAHSPETYREMGKLVAAAKDHAVDELYGRYLALLMKAMRLKTTARKHINVMQHLLGYFKRDLSADEKQEMLEAFDHYRAGHVPLIVPLTLINHYVRKYDQPYLKIQYYLNPHPLELQLRNHV is encoded by the coding sequence ATGAATGAAAAAATCCGTATCGGCATCAGCAGCTGCCTGCTGGGTGAAAATGTGCGCTATGACGGCGGCCATCAGCTCGACCGGCTGATCCGCGATGTGCTCGGGGCCTTTCTGGAGTTCGTGCCCGTGTGCCCCGAGGTCGAGGTGGGCCTGCCCATTCCGCGCGAAACCCTGCGTCTGGTGGGTGATCCCGCGCACCCGCGCCTGGTGTTTTCCAGGAGCGGCGAGGACATCACCGAGCGCATGGAGGCCTGGGCGCGGCGTCGCTGCGATGAACTGGAAGAGCAAAACCTGTGCGGCTTCATCTTCAAGGCGCGCTCACCCTCCAGCGGCATGGAAAGGGTCAAACTCTACGACAAGAACGGCGTGCCCGCCAAGCAGGGCGTGGGCGTGTTCGCGCGCATTTTCATGGAGCGCTTTCCCCTGGTGCCGGTGGAGGAAGACGGCCGACTGCACGACGACAAGCTGCGCGAAAATTTCGTCGAATGCATTTTCACCTTCAAGCGCTGGCGCGACCTGGCGGCGCAGGGCCGAAGCCGCGGCCGCCTGGTTGATTTTCACACCCGCCACAAGCTGCTGCTGCTGGCCCACAGCCCGGAAACTTACCGCGAGATGGGCAAGCTGGTGGCCGCCGCCAAGGATCATGCCGTGGACGAGCTCTACGGCCGCTATCTCGCCTTGCTGATGAAAGCCATGCGCCTCAAGACCACGGCGCGCAAACACATCAACGTCATGCAGCATCTGCTCGGCTATTTCAAACGCGACCTGAGCGCCGATGAAAAGCAGGAAATGCTCGAAGCCTTCGACCATTACCGCGCCGGGCACGTGCCGCTCATCGTGCCCCTCACCCTGATCAACCACTATGTGCGCAAGTACGACCAGCCCTATCTGAAGATCCAGTACTACCTCAATCCCCATCCCCTGGAGTTGCAATTGCGCAACCACGTGTAG